The DNA segment CGCCAGCGCACTGCCCCGCTCGGTCAGCGCGACCTGACACGCCCTCCTGTCAGAGGAATCGCGCACGCGCTCGACAAGCCCCCTTCGCTCGACCCTGTCGATGAACCCGCTGAGACTCGACTTCTCCAAGTTCAGCACCCTGCCCAGCGCCGCCATGCCTTCGGAGCCTTCGCTGAGCACGCAGAGCAGCCGGATCTGCTGAGGCGTGAGGTCGTGGCGCCTCGCCACCTCGCCGAACACGTTCTGGACCAGTTGTGAGAGCCGCACAAGCGCGTCCGCGAACATGGCGTCCTCGACCGTTCCGCTCATTGTCGCCTCCAGCCACATCCAGCCGCCTGCACTGTCGAGCCTAGTTCACCCGCAACCCGCCCTCCTCGCCGTGACCAACGGTGTGGGCATGGAGCCGGAGGAACCGAACCCTCTGGCAGACAGGTGAACTGCTGTCATCCTCTGGTCTGGCATGTGGCCAACGAAGCAGACTGCTGCGAACAAGACAGCTCAACACGGAGCAGAGGAGAGTCACCAGTGCTTCCCGAGTGGCTGGTCAAGGAGATCGACGAGGTACCAGGCTTCCGCGCGTTCGCGGGAGTCGACGAACTGCATCAGCAGCTCAGCACGCTGGCTAGCGAGTATCCGGAAGTGGCCGTCCTGCGCAGAGTCGGCACGTCGAGAGACGGCGAGCCGTTGCTGTGTCTTTCGATCACGGACCCGGCGACAACACCTGCTCGCCCGGAAGCGCTCGTTTTCGGGCTGCCCCACCCGAACGAACCCATCGGCGGGCTGACCGCCATCCACCTCGCCCGCAGACTCTGTGTCGACCCGAGCCTGAGGGAAAGACTGGGACACACCTGGCACATCATCGCCTGCATCGACCCCGACGGCTTGCGGCTCAACGAAGGCTGGCTCGGCGGACCGTTCACGCGCGAGCACTACGCGCGCCATTTCTACCGGCCGGCGGGCGTCGACCAGATCGAGTGGACGTTCCCGCTCGACTACAAGGACGCCTATTTCGACGAGGCCCTTCCCGAGACACAAGCCATCAT comes from the Prauserella marina genome and includes:
- a CDS encoding MarR family winged helix-turn-helix transcriptional regulator, whose protein sequence is MSGTVEDAMFADALVRLSQLVQNVFGEVARRHDLTPQQIRLLCVLSEGSEGMAALGRVLNLEKSSLSGFIDRVERRGLVERVRDSSDRRACQVALTERGSALATRTHSEVVAELGRRADLLGASERAVFAAAVDAMAGIPVS